TGGTCTCGGGCGCGGCCATCCGCTTCGACGGCCAGATCAGCGTCTTCGACAGCCGCGGCCACGAGGGCGACCCGGCCGCGCCGGCCGACGCGCCCTGCTACGCCTGCCTCTTCCCGCCCGAGGCGCCGGCCGACGAGGTGCGCTGCGCCACCATGGGCGTGTTCGCGCCCCTGGTCGGCATCGTCGGCGCGATGCAGGCGGCCGAGGCGATCAAGCTGCTGGCCGGCAGCGGGCGCTCGCTGGCCGGCCGCTTGCAGATGCTCGACGGCCGCTGCATGGAATGGACCGAGATCGGCCTGAAGCGCCGGCCCGGCTGCAGCGTCTGCGACCCGGCGGTGCCGGGCTCGGCCGCAAGCGGCCGTTAAGCTGGCGCGCATGAACGAAACCCGTCCCACGGCCCCCCGCCCGCCCCTGGCCGGCCGCAACTTTCCCAGCGCCCAGCAAGAAGCCACCCTGGCCCCGGCCCGCCCCGAGCAGGCGCCTTCCGGCAGCAGCTACGAGCTGGCCTTCACCGACCGCGACTTCCTGCTGCGCGAAGAGCTGCGCCCGGTGCGCATGCAACTGGAGCTGCTCAAGCCCGAACTGATCCAGCAGGAACACGGCATCGAGGCCACCGTCGTCATCTTCGGCAGCGCCCGCATCGCCGAGCCCGCCGTGGCACGCCAGCGCCTGGACGAGGCCGAAGCCGCCCTGGCCGGCGCAAGCGACCGGGCCGCGGCCGAGGCTGCGCTGCGGCGCGCCCGCCAGGGCCTGGCCATGTCGGCCTACTACGAGGAAGCGCGGCGCTTCGCCGTGCTGGCCACCACCGCCTCGCGCGGCCTGGCCCAGCCCATCGTCGTCACGACCGGCGGCGGGCCCGGCATCATGGAAGCCGGCAACCGCGGCGCGGCCGAGGCCGGCGGGCCGAGCATCGGCCTGTCCATCGTGCTGCCGCACGAGGAGGCGCCCAACCCTTACATTACCCCGGCGCTGAACTTCCGCTTCCACTATTTCGCGCTGCGGAAGATGCATTTCCTGATGCGCAGCATCGCCCTGGTCTGCCTGCCCGGCGGCTTCGGCACGCTCGACGAGCTGTTCGAGGTGCTGACCCTGCAACAGACCGGCAAGGTGCGGCGCCGGCCCATCCTGCTGGTGGGCCGCAGCTTCTGGCAGCGGCTGATCGACTTCGACTGGCTGGTCGAGACCGGCATGATCGGC
This window of the Piscinibacter lacus genome carries:
- a CDS encoding TIGR00730 family Rossman fold protein, whose amino-acid sequence is MNETRPTAPRPPLAGRNFPSAQQEATLAPARPEQAPSGSSYELAFTDRDFLLREELRPVRMQLELLKPELIQQEHGIEATVVIFGSARIAEPAVARQRLDEAEAALAGASDRAAAEAALRRARQGLAMSAYYEEARRFAVLATTASRGLAQPIVVTTGGGPGIMEAGNRGAAEAGGPSIGLSIVLPHEEAPNPYITPALNFRFHYFALRKMHFLMRSIALVCLPGGFGTLDELFEVLTLQQTGKVRRRPILLVGRSFWQRLIDFDWLVETGMIGAQDLALFHFVETAEEAWAHIAAHYGLDGADGQVPAPFPLAR